The window AAGATCGTTTTGTTTTAGGTTGTGAAATGGAAATCGATTTAAATGGTAATACAGTTAAAACTGAAGTTTTTGAAGGTATTATTAATTCAAAATTCAGACTCACATATAAACAAGTTGATAAATATTTTGAAACAGGACAAATCAACGAAACACATAGTGACAAACAAGAACTTTCGAAACTTAAAAATATGCTTAATGAGGCAAGAGAATTAAGTTTAATTTTACATAATTACAAAATTAAAGAGGGTTATGTAGATTTTGAAATCGATGAACCTAAAATTAAACTTAATGATGATGGTTCAGTTAAAGAAATTATTATTAATAAACGTGGTTTTTCAGAAGTTTTAATTGAAGATTTTATGGTTCGTGCTAATGAAACTGTAGCTAAATATTTATATGATAATAAACTACCAGTTCTTTATAGAGTTCATGAGAAACCTGATGCCGATAAATTAGAAAATTTAAAAAACTCATTAAGTGTAATTGGATTATCAATGGGTGATTTAAATTATAAAAATATTACCCCACAAAAATTTAGTGAATTAGTTGAATATGTCAAAGCAAACCGTAATGATGACTTTGTGAAATTACTTTTTTTAAGAACAATGCAAAAAGCAATTTATTCTCCAGATAATATTAAGCATTTTGGGTTAGCAAGTGATTTTTATTGCCATTTTACTAGTCCTATCCGTAGATACCCGGATCTTATCATTCACCGTATTATTAGAAACTTTATTCTTAATAAAAATTTAGACAAATTAGAAGAATTCAGTAATAAATTACCAATTTTTGGTGATTTAAACACTAAAAGCGAACAAAAAGCAGTTCAAATTGAACGAAATGTGAATGATCTCAAATTTGCCGAATATCTTAAAAATCAAGTAGGAAAAACCTTTAAAGCACAAATTCTTAGTATTTTAAACTTTGGTTTCTTTATCGAGTTTGACTTTAAAGCAAGCGGTTTAGTTCATCGTGCTAATCTTTTTGATGGTGAATATCAGCCAAATGAGAATTTAACTAAATTTATTTCTGAAAAAAGAACTTTTACTTTAGGAGACTTTGTTGAAGTTGTTGTTATTGGTGTGGATTTAGTTGAAGGAAAAGTTGATTGTGTTTTACTTGATCAATACGAAAGCTATTTAGCTAATTTAGAAAAAATCAATAACCAAAAGAAAACTTTTGAAAAATCAAATGACAGAAAACAATTCAAAAAATAATTCATTTTTAGTTAAAAATTCTCTTGGTTTTGATTCAGATTTATATGTTTATCAAGATAAAACAATGTTTAATTATTCTGTTGATACAATTTTACTTGGTAATTTTATCTATTTAAATTCTAAAATGAAACGAGCATTAGAAATAGGTGCAAATAATGGTGCTTTAAGTATCTTTGTGGCATCTAGATTGCAAACGCTTTCAATTGATGCATTGGAAATTCAAGAAAAAGCCGCTAAATTAGCAATTGAAAATATTAAAATGAATAATTTAGACTCTCAAATTAATGTGATTTGCGATGATTTTAATAATTTTTGAAAAGCACATACCAAAAAAGCTTTACCCAAATACGAAATAATTTTTGCTAATCCTCCATTTTATCCTTTTGATAAAACTAAAGTCAAAAAAGATATTTCCAAAGAAAAGTTAATTGCTACTCATGAAATACATCTTAATTTGGAACAATTAATTTTCG is drawn from Mycoplasmopsis glycophila and contains these coding sequences:
- the rnr gene encoding ribonuclease R, with translation MNKEKIYEYIQKFESCSFLDIAKHFRISVRNNKDLTNVLSQLLKEYKIFKNNKDQYYAPILKESITGVLNVSAKGAFGFVDYDIDEENKTKKSVFVKNFNFNGAINGDTVYVNVYVNPKSKQQDLTHGVVTQIIERGNDEIVGFIKQKNQNTYFVPVDERYKTIQYKIFQSVVPTKLNDLVVAKILKYEDKIILISIDRVITNEADPMVFVKSYLEQIKAPTDFPEILNNEINVIPSTIQNENIQNRKDLRNEMIVTIDGDDTKDFDDAITVSKLPNGNYFLGVYIADVSYYVQEGTEIDQEALNRGTSIYLVDRVIPMLPVELSNGICSLNPNEDRFVLGCEMEIDLNGNTVKTEVFEGIINSKFRLTYKQVDKYFETGQINETHSDKQELSKLKNMLNEARELSLILHNYKIKEGYVDFEIDEPKIKLNDDGSVKEIIINKRGFSEVLIEDFMVRANETVAKYLYDNKLPVLYRVHEKPDADKLENLKNSLSVIGLSMGDLNYKNITPQKFSELVEYVKANRNDDFVKLLFLRTMQKAIYSPDNIKHFGLASDFYCHFTSPIRRYPDLIIHRIIRNFILNKNLDKLEEFSNKLPIFGDLNTKSEQKAVQIERNVNDLKFAEYLKNQVGKTFKAQILSILNFGFFIEFDFKASGLVHRANLFDGEYQPNENLTKFISEKRTFTLGDFVEVVVIGVDLVEGKVDCVLLDQYESYLANLEKINNQKKTFEKSNDRKQFKK
- a CDS encoding tRNA1(Val) (adenine(37)-N6)-methyltransferase; this encodes MTENNSKNNSFLVKNSLGFDSDLYVYQDKTMFNYSVDTILLGNFIYLNSKMKRALEIGANNGALSIFVASRLQTLSIDALEIQEKAAKLAIENIKMNNLDSQINVICDDFNNFWKAHTKKALPKYEIIFANPPFYPFDKTKVKKDISKEKLIATHEIHLNLEQLIFGASKIIEQKGFLSLVLPVERMVDAFELLRKYHFEPKRIQQILTRAKEKPKFVLIEARYRSGWGTHFLPNLYLHDNNDIENHDYLPEIKQLYKPLKIESKK